The window CGCCTCGATCTCCTTCCACGGCGCGTCGAACCGCTTGGGCCCGATCAGCGAGAACACGTCCGACTCACGGCCGTCCTCGCGCACCAGGGTGGCCGTCAGGCCGAGGCGGCGCCGGGCCTGAAGATCCGCGGTGAACTTGAAGACCGGCGCGGGCAGCAGATGCACCTCGTCGTAGACGACCAGGCCCCAGTCCCGCGAGTCGAACAGCTCCAGATGCGGATAGACGCCCTTCCGCTTGGTCGTCAGCACCTGGTACGTGGCGATGGTGACGGGCCGGATCTCCTTGCGCGTCCCGCTGTACTCGCCGATCTCCTCCTCGGTGAGCGAGGTCCGCTTCACCAGCTCGTGCTTCCACTGCCGGGCGGAGACCGTGTTGGTGACGAGGATCAGCGTCGTGGACTTCGCCTGGGCCATCGCCCCGGCACCGACCAGCGTCTTCCCGGCGCCGCAGGGCAGGACGACGACGCCCGAGCCGCCGTGCCAGAAGTTCTCGACGGCCTGCTTCTGGTACGGCCGCAGCGCCCAGCCGTCCTCGGCCAGCTCGATCGCGTGCGCCTCGCCGTCGACGTACCCGGCGAGGTCCTCGGCCGGCCAGCCCAGCTTCAGCAGGGTCTGCTTGATCTGCCCGCGCTCGGAGGGGTGCACGGCGACGGTGTCCGGGTCGATCCGGGCGCCGACCAGGGGTGTGATCCGCTTGGACCGCAGGATCTCCTCCAGCACCGGCCGGTCGGTGGTCGTCAGGACCAGGCCGTGCGCGGGGTGCTTGGACAGGGTGAGCCGGCCGTAGCGGTCCATCGTCTCGGCGATGTCGACGAGCAGCGCGTGCGGCACCGGATAGCGGCTGTACTCCACCAGCGCGTCCACGACCTGCTCCGCGTCATGGCCCGCCGCGCGCGCGTTCCACAGACCCAGCGGGGTCACCCGGTAGGTGTGGATGTGCTCGGGCGCCCGCTCCAGCTCCGCGAAGGGGGCGATGACACGACGGCAGTCGTCGGCCCGCTCGTGGTCGACTTCCAGGAGCAGGGTCTTGTCGGACTGGACGATCAGCGGACCATTCACACGCGGCACCCTTTCTGCGGCCAAACGTCCAGTGTGCCTGATCGAAGCCGCCCGAGGGTGTGATCTGCGCTGCTGAAACGACGCCGGTCCTACAGAATGCCTTTTCATCCCAACGTGTGGTGTGAATTCAGTTTTTCCACGGCGGCCCCGAAGAATGGCGAACCGTGCAGAATACGCCGACCACCACGCTCGGATACGCCCTGTTCGCCACCCGCTGGCTCCAGGCCCCGCTGTACTTCGGGCTGGTGGCAGCCCAGGGCGTCTACGTCTACAAGTTCTTCAAGGAGCTGTGGACCTTAATCCTCATGTGCGTGAGCGGGCACGCCACTGAGACCTATGTGATGCTCGCCGTGCTCAAGCTCGTCGACGTCGTCATGATCGCCAACCTGCTGATCATGGTGATCGTCGGCGGCTACGAGACCTTCGTCTCGCGCATCGGCCTCCAGGGCCACCGCGACCAGCCGGAGTGGCTCTCGCACGTCAACTCCAACGTACTGAAGGTCAAGCTCGCCACCGCGATCGTGGGCATCTCCTCCGTGCATCTGCTCCAGATGTTCGTGGACGTCCACCACACCTCCCACCACTCCCTGCTGTGGGGGACGGTGATCCACATGGCGTTCATCGCCTCGGCGGCGATCCTCGCGTACATGTCGGGGCCGATGGCGGCGCAGAGCGATCGCGGCCATGCGGATCGCGGGCACGCGGATCGCGGGCACGGTGACCACGGGCACGCCGAGCTCGCGCACGCCGACCGCGAGCCCGCCGGGCACCCGCAGGTCACGCGCCCGCAGCCGGGCGAGACCCCGGCGGCCACCCTGCCCCACCCCCGGCGGCCGGAGCCGGAGCCCACGTCCCTGCCGGAGACCGACGCCGACGCCGAGGCCCGGATCCGCGCGGCCGGTTTCCCCGCCCGCAAGCTGCTGGAGGACTTCGACCAGCAGCACCCCCGGGGCTTCGACCGGGAGACCGTGGCCCGGCTCGGCAAGGCGGAGTTCGTCGCCGCCCGGCGCAACGTCGTGTTCGTCGGGCCGACCGGCACCGGCAAGACGCATCTGGCCGTCGCCCTGGGCGTGCGGGCCTGCCAGGCCGGGCACCGGGTGATGTTCGCGACCGCCGCCGAGTGGGCCGCCCGGCTGTCCGACGCCCGGGCCGCCGGCCGGCTCGACGCGGAGCTGGCCGCCCTCGACGATCACCCCCTCCTGATCGTCGACGAGATCGGCTACACGCCCTTCGACGCGGCCACCGCCGGCCTGTTCTTCCGGCTGGTCGCGCACCGCTACGAGCGCGGCTCGCTGATCGTGACCAGCGACCGCCCGCTCGGCCGCTGGGACGAGGTGTTCGGCACCTCCGCACCCGCGATGGCGGACCGCCTCGCCCATCACGCCGAGGTGGTCCGGCTGGAGGGCGACAGCTACCGGACGCGCCGCGCTACCGCAGCGTGGACAGACTGATGGTGTTGACCAGCGGGCCCTCGACGGAGACGCCTTCGCCCACCAGGGATTCGGCGTGGGCCGCCGGGATGGGCAGCGGCAGCGCGGGCGTGGCCGCCGCGGCCGAGGGCGCGAACACGCCCACCAAGGCGGCGGCGAAGAGGACGACGGCGGGAAGCTTTTCACGCATGGCGGCAGGGCCTTTCACGGGCTGAGCGGTGCGGGACACCGCACCCCGGGCCGGCCCGGAACGCGGGGCCGGCCCCCACGGGTGCGCGGAGACGGATCAGATCTGCGGCGTCTCGATGACGAGGCCGGCGACATCGATGCCCACCGCCGCGGCCGGGGTGGCGAGACCACCGAACATCATCAGGACGGCGGTGGCCAGGACGGCGGTGACTCGACGGACAGCGCGCATGCTGGGACTTCCTTTCGGCAGTGCTCACAGGAACACCCGGTGGCTGCCCCCGGGCACAGCGCGTGAAGCGGCACGCCCGGCAAGGTCGCCCGAGCGTGGGACATCCCCGGCGTGGCGTGCATGAACGCCGCCGTGCACCCGAACGGGTGAGAAGCGCCCCCCTGCCCGGGCGGGGGTCAGCCCGCGTCGTCGGCGAGCTCCGCGACCCCGGTGATCCGGTGCAGCGGATACGTACGGACCTCGTCCGCCGTGTGGTCGTACGCCGTGACGAAGCCGCCCTCGACGCGGATGGGCGCGATGACCCGCTGGCTGGCGGTGCCCTCGGCGTTGACGTAGCCGATCCACAGGGCCTCACCGGTCAGGACGGCGGCCTGCATGGTGGCGAGGGTCTCGGCGGAACCGGTGCGGGGCAGCTCGCCGTCGGCCGCCGGAGTGGCGCCGGGCTTGCGCGGGGTGGTGGAGGCGAGGTCGCCCGCCCGGATGGCGCGCAGGGCCGCCGCGAGGAGGACGTCGTCGGGGACCGGCGGACCGTCCGGCACCGGCTCGGGCGCCGTACGCGGCGGGGTGCGGTGGGCGAGGGCGCGGGTGATCAGCACATCGCCCTCGGCGGACTCGGCGGCCGGTGCGAACCCCATCGCCCGCAGCCCTTCGAGGAGCCCCGCGGGATCGGCCTGCGCGGCGAGCACGGTCGGGGCGAGTCGGCGCAGGCCGAGCCCGGCGGCCCGCTTGTCGGCGAGGATCTCGTTGAGGACCGCGTCGTCGTCGCAGCGTACGTACGCCGAGGCCGCGCCGACGCGCAGATGGCCGTGCCGGCGGGCCACGTCGTCGATCAGATAGGCGAGCGGCTGCGGCACCGGCGTACGGGAGTGCGTGGTGAGGAAGGCGTGCAGGTCGGAGGCGGCCTGACCGGCGTCGAGCGCGCGGCGCACCGAGCCGGGCGTGAACCGGTAGACGGTGGCCCCGCCCTTGGACTCGACGTCCGCCAGCACCCCGAGCATGTCGGCGAGCGGGCGCCGCAGGGGCCCGGGCGCCACCGCCGTCAGGTCGGCCTGGAGCAGCACGTGGTCCAGCGGCTCGGGCAGCTGGGGCGCCAGGAGCCGGGCCGCGGCGGCGGAGGCGACGGACTGTTCGGCGGGGGAGAGGGGAGCGACCGGGGCGGGACGATGGTGGTGGTGATGGACGGGGAGCTTGTCTCCCGGACCAGTAGGCGGACCCGCCGATGCGGAGGGCTCCGCCTCGGGGTGCTTCGCGGCCGCCGCCGGTCCCAGCAGGGCCCGGCCGTGCCCCGACAACGCGCCCCGGCCGGTCACGCCCAGCAGCTCCGCCTCCGACAGCGCCCACTCGGCGAGACGGCCGCGCAGGTCGTCCTCGCGTCGGTCGCCGCGCAGGGGCCGCTCCCAGCGCAGCCGGGCGAGCACCGACTCGGCTGCCGGAGCGGCCCCCTCCGGCAGCCCGGCCAGCAGCGCCAGCACCCGGTGCCGTACCTCGGGCGCCGCCGAGCGGTCCAGGCCCGGCCCGAGCGCCGACAACGTACGGTCCTTCGCGTCCCGCCCGCCCACCAGCCCGGCCGTCCGGGTCGCCGCGAGCCAGGCCGTGGCCAGCCGCGACCAGCGCTCGGCGGGGGGCGCCTGAAGCCACTCGTCGTAGGCCGGGGTCGCCGCGTACCGCTCGTCGGCCTCCCCGTCCGAGGCGATCAGGCCCGCCGCGTACGCCAGTTCCACCCAGAACGCGGCGACCGGCTCGGGCGCGTCGAGGGCGACGGCGGTCCGCTTCAGGTCCCGCACGCTCAGCCCACCCGCCCGCAGCACCGCGGGCCCGCCCTCGTCCCAGTCCTTCAGCAGCTCCTCGACGGTCGCCAGCGCGGTGTACGCCTGCCCGGCCGCCGTACTGTCCACAACCTGTGGACGATGTACGGCGGCGGCCTCGACCACCGGCGGCGCGGGCTCGGGCGTCCGGTGCGCCGGCCCCCGCCGCAGATGCAGGGCGACCTCGCGCGGCAGGACGACCGTCCCCGGCGCCGTCGGCAGCAGCAGCCCCCGGTCCAGCAGCCAGCGCAGCCGGGCCGCCGGATCCGCGGTGACCTGCCCGTACGGCGGCCCCCACACGAGACGCTCCAGTACCTCCAGGGAGTCGGCCGGGGCGTCGGCGAGCAGCGCGGTCATCCGGTCCCGGTCCGTGAACAGGCCGGTGAGGGCGGTCACCGCGGAGACCGAGTCATGCGTCGAGGCCAGCCCGGCGGTCGTGACGATCTCCTGGATCCGCCCCGGGGACATCCCGGCGGTGGCCTCCTGGACCGTCGGGCCGAGACCGGTCGGCGAGGGGTGCTGCGGCGCGGGTGCCAGCAGTTCACGTGCCGTGCGCACCAGCCGCAGCCGGTCGTCGCCGCCCCAGACCAGGGCCTGCTCGCGCAGGACGTCCAGGGCGTGCGGCAGGGCGGCGACGACGGCCGGGTCGGCGTCGTCCCCGGCGGTGAGCCCGAGCAGTTCGTCGTACGTCGCCGGGTCCCCGGCCACGGCCAGCGCCTCCGCCGTCTGCAGCGCGAACCGGTCCAGCCGCTCCAGGGCGCGCACGACCGAGGCACGGGTGCCGGCCCGGGTCGCGAGCTGTGTGAGGTCGGTCGGCACGGGCGTGATGAGGTCCGGGCGGCTGCGCAGGAGCGCGGCCAGCGCGGCATCGCCCCGCGCGCGGAGCGCTTCGGCGAGGGAGCGGGGGGCCGGGGGCCTGTCCTCGGTGCTCATCCGGTCCACGGTAGCGGGTCGCCTCGGGCGGCCGGGCCGACCGCGGGCACCCCGGACCCCGATCGCGGGACGGGCTTTTGGCCGACCTGCCGGGACTCGCGATACCGTCGTCCGACGGCGTCAGCCAACGCACCCGCCCCGGAGGGGACTTCGTGGGGATTGAGAGCGACCAGGTCGTTTACGAGTATCTGAGCCGTGTCGGCGACGTGGCCCAGCAGCGGCAGTTGTCGTCGGCCACCCGGATGCGCCTGGTCGCCGACCTGCGTAACGAGATCGACCGGCGCCGCGCGAAGGTCACCGTCGACTCGCCCGCCGCCGTCCGCCGCATCCTGACCCGCATGGGCAGCCCCGACGAGATCGTGGCGGCGGCAGCGGAAGGCACCGGCGACGCGCCGCGGAGCGCCCCGGCCCCCGCCGCCGTCCCCGTGCAGCGCGACGACGAGCCGGAGGAGCGGGCGAAGGGGATGCTGCGGCGCGTCGTCCCGCGGCCCCGCCCGGCCCGGCCCGGCGAGGAGTCGCGCCCGGCGCCCGCCGAGGGCCCGGCCCCGCCGCACCTGGCCGCCGGGCACGAGCTCGGGGACAGCGTCGTCCAGCCCGACTGGTGGCGGGTGGACAGCAGCCCGTTCGGAGTGGGCGAGGAGGTGCCGGGCTTCGTGGGCGGCGTGGAACTGCCGGACCTGCTGAAGCCGCCGCAGCCGAGGAAGCCGGAGCCGGAGAAGACGGCGGCCGAGCCGCCCGTCGAGGCCGTCGAGGAGGAGGCCGTCGCCGGCACCCGGCGCCGCCGCCTCCCCGGTCTGCCCTCCGGCAACTGGAGCAACCCGCTGCTCCTGGCCGCCGCCGCTCTGCTCGTCGCGGGCGCCGTGCTCGGCAACTGGTTCGTGCTCCTCCTCGGCTGGCTCATCGCCTACGCCTCACGCCGGCTGACCCAGGCGGAGACGAAGTGGGCGGTCATGGTCCTGCCCGGGCTCGCCGTCACCTCGGGCCTGGTCTGGCTCTGGGGCAGGATGAACGGCCGTTGGGGCACTCCGATCGCCGAGGGCCACATGAACGACGCGGTCTCCGAGACCTGGCCCTGGGTGGTCCGGGGCGCGGCGGTGGCCTCGGCGTTGTTCCTGGTGTGGCGCTCGCAGCGGCAGAAGTAGCCCACATCCCGGGCACCCCCGGGACGCCTGTGGGTCATACGCCCTGGGCACAATGGCGCATATGGCACTCACCGTCGGTTTCGACCTGGACATGACCCTCATCGACTCCCGTCCCGGCATCCGCGCCTGCTACCAGGCGCTGTCCGAGCGGACGGGGACCTACATCGACGCCGATCTGACGGTCACGCGGCTCGGGCCGCCGCTGGCCGAGGAGTTGATCAACTGGTTCCCGGCGGAGGAGGTCGCGGACATGGCCGTCCTGTACCGCGCGATGTACCCGTCGATCGCCATCGCCGCGACCCCGGCGATGACCGGCGCCGCCGAGGCCATCGCGGCCGTACGGGAGGCCGGCGGACGCGCGATAGTCGTCACCGCCAAGTACGAGCCCAACGCCAAGCTGCACCTCGCCCACCTGGGCATGGAGCCCGACGCGGTGATCGGCGACCTGTGGGCCGAACAGAAGGCGGAGGCGCTGCGCGAGCACGACGCGGGCGTCTATGTCGGCGACCACGTCGGGGACGTGCGCGGCGCCCGGACGGCCGGCGCGCTGTCCGTCGCGGTGGCCACCGGCCCCTGCCCCCCGGAGGAACTGCGCGCGGCGGGCGCGGACGTCGTCCTCGCCGACCTGACCGAATTCCCCGGGTGGCTCGCCGGCTACCGCCCCGCGCGCGCCTGACGGCGGCCGGCCGCCACGGAACGCAGTACTCCCGCGCCGGCCATCAGGAAACCGACCGCCATGAGCATGCTCAATCCGAACATGTACGTCGGAAAGGGCGTCGTCCCGAGGAACAGCGGGGCGACCGTGACCAGTGTGGCCACGGCACCGATGAAGAAGACGATGGCACCGGCACGGACCAGACGGTCACCGGGCGCGGCGGAATTCGTTTGGGTTTTGTCAGGCACCGGACCAGGGTAGTTCCCTGCCCGAAGGAACAACCCGGTGACGTCTTGTCACCGGCCTGAAGAGCATTAGCCTTGGTACCGGCGGGTCCGTGCGGCCCGCCCGAGTGCTATCAAGAGCCGTTTCCAGAAGCAGTTTTCCGACGAGTACGAGGACGAGGACAGACGTGCCTACCGGCAAGGTCAAGTGGTTCAACAGCGAGAAGGGCTTCGGCTTTCTCTCCCGCGACGACGGCGGTGACGTCTTCGTCCATTCCTCGGTCCTCCCCGCCGGAGTCGAGACGCTCAAGCCCGGTCAGCGCGTGGAGTTCGGCGTGGTCGCCGGGCAGCGCGGCGACCAGGCACTGTCCCTGACGATTCTGGACCCGACCCCCTCCGTCGCTGCGGCGACGCGCAAGAAGCCGGACGAACTCGCCTCGATCGTCCAGGACCTCACGACCCTGCTGGAGAACATCACCCCGATGCTGGAGCGGGGCCGCTACCCCGAGCGCACCTCCGGCAAGAAGATCGCCGGCCTGCTGCGGGCGGTCGCCGACCAGCTGGACGTCTGAGGCTTCTCAGGGAAAGCGCAGCGCGTTCGGGCCGAGGGGCGGTACGAGTCCCTCGGCCGCCGCGCGTGTGAGCAGTCCGCGTACGGCCGCGTAGCCGTCCTCGCCGAGACCGGCCGTGAACTCGTTGACGTACAGCCCGATGTGCTGGTCGGCGACGGCCGGGTCCATCTCCTGGGCGTGCTCCATGACGTACGGGCGGGACACCTCGGGGTCGTCCCAGGCGGCGCGCACCGACGTCCGGATGGAGTCGGCCAGCAGCCGCAGCTTCTGCTCGCCCAGCGACCGCTTGGCGATGATCGCGCCCAGCGGGATCGGCAGCCCGGTGGTGTGCTCCCAGTGCTCGCCCATGTCGGCGAGCTTGTGCAGGCCGTAGCCGCCGTAGGTGAAGCGCGCCTCGTGGATCACGAGTCCCGCGTCGACCTTCCCATCCCGCACGGCCGGCATGATCTCGTGGAACGGCATGACGACGATCTCGCCGACCCCGTCGGCCAGGGTGTCGGCGGCCCACAGCCGGAACAGCAGATAGGCGGTGGACTTCTCGCTGGGCACCGCGACCCGGCGCCCGGTGAGGTCGACGTCCGCCTCCCGCGTCAGCACCAGCGGCCCGCAGCCCCGCCCCAGCGCACCCCCGCAGGGCAGCAGCGCGTACTCGTCGAGGACGTACGGCAGCACGGCGTACGACACCTTCAGTACGTCGAACTCGCCGCGCTCGGCCATGCCGTTGGTGACGTCGATGTCGGCGAAGGTCACGTCGAGGGCGGGGGCGCCGGGGACACGGTCGTGGGCCAGGGCGTCGAAGACGAACGTGTCGTTCGGGCAGGGGGAGTACGCGATCTGCAACTGGTCACTGGTCATGCCGGTTCCAACTCTCCAGTACGGGCACGAGCTTCCCGAAACCCTCGGTCAAGGCGGCCAGGGCGTCCCCGATGCGCCAGGCGGCGCGGTCGCGCGGCCCGACGGGATTGGAGACCGCCCGGATCTCCAGCACGGGCACCCCGTGCGCACCGGCGGCCTCGGCGACACCGAAGCCCTCCATGGCCTCGGCCAGCGCGGTGGGGTGCCGCTCGCGCAGCGCGGTGGCCCTGGCGGCCGTCCCGGTCACAGTGGACACGGTGAGCACGGCCCCCGTACGGGCCCCGGCGGCCTCGGCGACCCGCCGTACGAGGTCCCCGGGCGGCTGGTGACGCACGGTCCCGAACCCGAGCTCCGTGACCGGCACGAACCCGTCGGGCGTCTCGGCGCCCAGATCGGCCGCGACGATCTCATCGGCGACGACCAGCGACCCCACGGGCGCGTCCGGCTGGAAGCCGCCCCCGATCCCGGCGGAGACGACGAGGTCGTAGGGGGTGCCTTGGAGGGCGGCGGCGGTGAGAGCGGAGGCGACGGACGCGGCGGCGAGGGCGGGCCCGACACCGACGTCGATCACATCGGTCCAGCCGTGGGCAGTCGTTCCGCCGGTGCGGAACGGGTGGGCACGGCCGACAGCGCCGAGCGCCGCGTCATCGGACCCCGGCGAAATCCCACCGAAGGCCTGTGCCACCGCGTCCCTCTCCACAGGAACAGCGGTGGCGATCAGCACCCTGCCCAGCCCAGCGGCAGCGATCAGGCGTCCTTCTCGAGCTTGAAGTTCCAGAGGCCGGACGTGTCCTTCTCGCCCTCCTTGATGGAGACCAGCGTCGAGTCGCCCTGCGCGCCGTACTGGGCGTTGAAGAACACGCTGCCCGGGATGGTGCGGTACGTCTTCGTGCTGGCGTCGGTCAGCGGCTGACCGTTCATCAGGATCGTCCAGCCCTTGTCGGCGATCTCCGGGTCGACACCGAAGCGCACGGTCTCGTCCGGGTCGACCGAGATGGACTTGATGCCCTTGTCCTTCAGGCACTGCGTGAGGTCGGCGGGCTTCAGGGCGTCGCCCTCGCCGCCACAGGTGGCCTCGGAGTTCACCGAGTCGCTGCCCACGGTCACCGTGGCCATCGGCGTCGGCTTGTCACAGGCCGACAGGACGAGCAGTCCGGCGGATACGACACCGGCGACAGCGACGGCGCGGCGGCGTCGCACTACGGATTGCAACGTGTTCATGGGCGAAGGTTATCCGGCACGCGGGTCGGACCGCCCACGCGGGGTACGGCGTGCCCGACGGCTACGCCACCCGCGGCCGTGTCGTACCACCGCGTCGGGCCGAGCCGATCAGCCCCCGGACGGTCGTCACCCACCCGGTGGCGACGATCGCGGCACCCACGGCCAGCCCGGCCGTGCCGTTGAGCGGCATCACGATGCCGACCGCCCCGCCCAGCACCCAGGACATCTGCAGCAGGGTCTCGGAGCGGGCGAAGGCCGAGGTGCGGACCAGTTCGGGCACGTCCCGCTGGATCAGCGCGTCCAGCGACAGCTTGGCCAGGGCCTGTGCGAAGCCGGCCATCGCCGCCAGGCAGGCCACCAGGACCGCGCTGAAGAACACGGACGCCAGGATCGCCACGCCCACCACACACGCCACCACCGTCACGATGATGATCTCCGGGGCCCGGGAGCGCAGCCACGCCCCGACCGCCGTACCGAGCGCGTTGCCCACGCCCGCCGAGACGCCCACGATCCCCAGGGACACCGCCGCGCTCTGGCCGGAGACCGGGTGCTCGCGCAGCAGGAAGGCGAGGAAGAAGATCAGGAAGCCGGTGAGGCAGCGGATGGAGGCGTTGGCGGCCAGGGCGTGGGTGACGGCCGGGCCGACCGTGCGCAGCCCGGGGCGTTTGACGGGCCTGCGGTGCGGGCCGTGCAGATGCTGTTCGTCCGCGGCCAGCAGCGCGGTGTCCTCGCCCTTGGCGGAGTCGACCTTGGGCGGCAGCGTGAACGACAGGACCGCACCCACGATGAACAGCACGAAGGCGCCGTAGAGCGGCCAGCGCGGTCCGATCTGCTGGAGTCCGGCGCCGATCGGGGCGGCGATGCCGGTGGCGAGGAGGCCGCCGAGGGTGACCCGCGAGTTGGCCTTCACCAGGGAGAAGCGGGGTGGCAGCAGCCGGGGCACGACGGCGCTTCTGACCACCCCGTACGCCTTCGACGCGACGAGGACGCCGAGCGCCGCCGGATACAGCTCGATACCGCCGGTGGCGACGGCCCCGGACAGGACGATCGCGAGCAGCGCCCGGGCCAGCATCGCACCGGCCATGGCCGCGCGGCGGCCGTGCGGGATGCGGTCGAGGAGAGGGCCGATCACCGGCGCGAGGAGCGTGAAGGGCGCCATGGTGATGGCGAGGTACAGCGCGACCCGGCCGCGGGCCTCGTCGGTGGGGACGGAGAAGAAGACCGTCGAGGCGAGGGCGACGGTGACCATGACATCGCCGGCGCCGTTCACGCCGTGCAGTTCGATCAGCTTGCCGAGGCCGGACTCGCCGGCGCCGTGCGCGTGGGTGGCCTTGCGGATGCCGCGGGCGGTGCCGGTCACCGGGAAGTGCAGGGCACGGCCGACCGCGCGGAGGGAGCCGCGCATACGGCCCGGTCCGCGTCGTCGGCTGCTTCCCTTGACGGGCGTCTTCGCGGCTGCCACGACGTCATAGTGCCCCGAGAAGGCTGTGGGTAGTGCCATTACCGCTTGTATAGGGCCTGTGGGGTGACTGTCGGATGACTGCCCGGTCGTCGGGTCATGGGACCGTCGGTGTACGTGAAGTGGGGCGGAAGGGTAGCGTGCGTATCTCAGCCATCCCGCAAAATGGATGAAGGATGTCGACGCGGTCCCCCGGTCCGCTCCGTCCGCCCCCGCGCCGGGAGTGGCGCACTCGTGAGACGGCGTATGGAGAGAAGCGATACCTGTGAGCGCAGCGACAACGCGAAGCCGCACCCCTGACCGTCTGTGCGCCGAGGCCGTCGACCTCGCGCGTGCCGCAGCCGAGGAGGCCGCGGCGCCAGGGATCGTCGGCGAGCACGTGGGGACGGTCTCCGAGGGGGACCGCGTTGTCACGCACTTCTTCGAGTGCCGGGAGCTCGGATACCGGGGCTGGCGGTGGGCCGTGACGGTGGCCCGGGCGTCCCGGGCGAAGATCGTCACGGTGGACGAGGCGGCGCTGCTGCCCGGCCCGGACGCGGTGCTCGCGCCCGAGTGGGTGCCGTGGAGCGAGCGGCTGCGCCCCGGCGACATGGGCCCGGGCGACCTGCTCCCCACGGACGCCGAGGACCTCCGTCTGGAGCCCGGCTACTCCGGCGAGGACGAGCCCGCGCCGAATTCCCCCGTGTCGCACGAGATGGCCGATCTGGTGGAGTCGGAGGACGCGGACGTCACCGCGGGACCCCCGTCCGGTTTCCTCCCGGCCATCCCCTCCCGCGGCTCCATCACCGGAGTGGCGGAGGAACTCGGCATGCGTCGGGCCCGCGTCCTGTCCCGCTACGGCCTGTACACCGCGGCCGACCGCTGGGAGGAGGCGTTCGGCCCCAAGACCCCCATGGCCCAGTCGGCCCCGGCGGCCTGCGTCACCTGCGGCTTCCTCGCCCCCATCGGCGGCTCCCTCGGCCAGGCCTTCGGTGTCTGCGCCAACGAGTTCTCCCCGGCTGACGGCCGCCTCGTCTCCCTCACCTACGGCTGCGGCGGCCACTCCGAGGCCGCGGTCATGCCCCGCCCCCCGCAGCCGCCCTCCCCGGTCATCGACGAGACCCGCGTCGACCCCTTCCCCCTGCGCCCGGCGCCGGACTCGGGCTCGGTCGAGGCCGCGGCGGACGAGAACACGGAGGAACTGGGCCACTCGTAGGCGTGTCCGAGCCCAAGCGCTGATCGGCTATTCGTCCTGCTCGTCCGAGAAGATCTGCTCGGCAGTGGGGGCGATCACGGCGTGCCGGTGCCAGCGGCGCAGGGTCTCGGGGTCATCGCAGCTCACGATGCGCTCGCGGACCGCTTCGGGGACGTCGATGCCACGGACGTCCAGGACCTCCAGGACGTCTTCGGCGGCCCGCCGGGCCTCACCCTCGGCCCGGCCCTCGTCGCGGATTTCTTCCGAGATGTACGACTTGTAGAAGGAGAGGTCCACGGCCACCAGGTTCCTCCACTGTTCCGCGGCCGGGTGCGAGGTCTTTGCGGACCTCGGCCGGGTCGGTGAGTACGGGCATGTTGTGCGGACCCGCGACCAGGGGCCGCAGGGTGAGCAGGGGCCACTGGCGAGGGCCGAAGCTGACCGGGCGCGCCGCCCATTCCGAGCGGCTGGAG of the Streptomyces koelreuteriae genome contains:
- a CDS encoding DNA repair helicase XPB gives rise to the protein MNGPLIVQSDKTLLLEVDHERADDCRRVIAPFAELERAPEHIHTYRVTPLGLWNARAAGHDAEQVVDALVEYSRYPVPHALLVDIAETMDRYGRLTLSKHPAHGLVLTTTDRPVLEEILRSKRITPLVGARIDPDTVAVHPSERGQIKQTLLKLGWPAEDLAGYVDGEAHAIELAEDGWALRPYQKQAVENFWHGGSGVVVLPCGAGKTLVGAGAMAQAKSTTLILVTNTVSARQWKHELVKRTSLTEEEIGEYSGTRKEIRPVTIATYQVLTTKRKGVYPHLELFDSRDWGLVVYDEVHLLPAPVFKFTADLQARRRLGLTATLVREDGRESDVFSLIGPKRFDAPWKEIEAQGYIAPADCVEVRVNLTDSERLAYATAETEEKYRFCATTATKRKVTEAIVRRFDGQQILVIGQYIDQLDELGEHLGAPVIKGETSNAQREKLFDAFREGEISVLVVSKVANFSIDLPEATVAIQVSGTFGSRQEEAQRLGRVLRPKSDGHQAHFYSVVARDTIDQDFAAHRQRFLAEQGYAYRIVDADELLADS
- the istB gene encoding IS21-like element helper ATPase IstB, encoding MQNTPTTTLGYALFATRWLQAPLYFGLVAAQGVYVYKFFKELWTLILMCVSGHATETYVMLAVLKLVDVVMIANLLIMVIVGGYETFVSRIGLQGHRDQPEWLSHVNSNVLKVKLATAIVGISSVHLLQMFVDVHHTSHHSLLWGTVIHMAFIASAAILAYMSGPMAAQSDRGHADRGHADRGHGDHGHAELAHADREPAGHPQVTRPQPGETPAATLPHPRRPEPEPTSLPETDADAEARIRAAGFPARKLLEDFDQQHPRGFDRETVARLGKAEFVAARRNVVFVGPTGTGKTHLAVALGVRACQAGHRVMFATAAEWAARLSDARAAGRLDAELAALDDHPLLIVDEIGYTPFDAATAGLFFRLVAHRYERGSLIVTSDRPLGRWDEVFGTSAPAMADRLAHHAEVVRLEGDSYRTRRATAAWTD
- a CDS encoding helicase C-terminal domain-containing protein, coding for MSTEDRPPAPRSLAEALRARGDAALAALLRSRPDLITPVPTDLTQLATRAGTRASVVRALERLDRFALQTAEALAVAGDPATYDELLGLTAGDDADPAVVAALPHALDVLREQALVWGGDDRLRLVRTARELLAPAPQHPSPTGLGPTVQEATAGMSPGRIQEIVTTAGLASTHDSVSAVTALTGLFTDRDRMTALLADAPADSLEVLERLVWGPPYGQVTADPAARLRWLLDRGLLLPTAPGTVVLPREVALHLRRGPAHRTPEPAPPVVEAAAVHRPQVVDSTAAGQAYTALATVEELLKDWDEGGPAVLRAGGLSVRDLKRTAVALDAPEPVAAFWVELAYAAGLIASDGEADERYAATPAYDEWLQAPPAERWSRLATAWLAATRTAGLVGGRDAKDRTLSALGPGLDRSAAPEVRHRVLALLAGLPEGAAPAAESVLARLRWERPLRGDRREDDLRGRLAEWALSEAELLGVTGRGALSGHGRALLGPAAAAKHPEAEPSASAGPPTGPGDKLPVHHHHHRPAPVAPLSPAEQSVASAAAARLLAPQLPEPLDHVLLQADLTAVAPGPLRRPLADMLGVLADVESKGGATVYRFTPGSVRRALDAGQAASDLHAFLTTHSRTPVPQPLAYLIDDVARRHGHLRVGAASAYVRCDDDAVLNEILADKRAAGLGLRRLAPTVLAAQADPAGLLEGLRAMGFAPAAESAEGDVLITRALAHRTPPRTAPEPVPDGPPVPDDVLLAAALRAIRAGDLASTTPRKPGATPAADGELPRTGSAETLATMQAAVLTGEALWIGYVNAEGTASQRVIAPIRVEGGFVTAYDHTADEVRTYPLHRITGVAELADDAG
- a CDS encoding HAD family hydrolase — its product is MAHMALTVGFDLDMTLIDSRPGIRACYQALSERTGTYIDADLTVTRLGPPLAEELINWFPAEEVADMAVLYRAMYPSIAIAATPAMTGAAEAIAAVREAGGRAIVVTAKYEPNAKLHLAHLGMEPDAVIGDLWAEQKAEALREHDAGVYVGDHVGDVRGARTAGALSVAVATGPCPPEELRAAGADVVLADLTEFPGWLAGYRPARA
- a CDS encoding cold-shock protein — its product is MPTGKVKWFNSEKGFGFLSRDDGGDVFVHSSVLPAGVETLKPGQRVEFGVVAGQRGDQALSLTILDPTPSVAAATRKKPDELASIVQDLTTLLENITPMLERGRYPERTSGKKIAGLLRAVADQLDV